In a single window of the Desulfobacterales bacterium genome:
- the minD gene encoding septum site-determining protein MinD, translated as MEGKVIVITSGKGGVGKTTATASIGAGLAVEGKRVVVVDMDIGLRNLDVVMGLENRIVYNVVDVVHGRCKVMQAAIKDRRLDNLYLIPASQSDNKNALTPDGMRQLCGQLREEFDFVLIDCPAGIEQGFENSIAAADEAVVICTPEVSSVRDADRVIGLLYARSITPKLVVNRIVPRMVERGDMLSHEDVVEVLAIELLGLIEMDEQVVVSTNTGVPLVLQKESKAGDAFRRIALRLNGQPDLPVEVPQTQKRFWKKISHKLGFGK; from the coding sequence TTGGAAGGAAAAGTAATCGTTATCACTTCAGGCAAAGGGGGCGTCGGTAAGACTACAGCTACGGCATCTATCGGCGCCGGACTGGCTGTTGAGGGAAAACGCGTTGTGGTGGTGGATATGGATATCGGTCTCAGGAATCTGGATGTGGTGATGGGCCTGGAAAACCGGATCGTATATAATGTGGTGGATGTTGTTCACGGTCGATGCAAGGTCATGCAGGCGGCTATCAAAGACAGAAGACTGGACAATCTGTATCTGATTCCGGCGTCCCAGAGCGACAACAAAAACGCCCTGACTCCTGACGGCATGCGGCAGCTCTGCGGGCAGTTACGGGAGGAATTTGATTTTGTCCTGATCGACTGCCCGGCCGGGATCGAACAGGGATTCGAGAATTCGATCGCGGCCGCTGATGAGGCGGTGGTGATCTGCACTCCGGAGGTCTCGTCGGTCAGAGACGCGGACAGGGTCATCGGACTGTTGTACGCGCGGTCCATTACGCCGAAGCTTGTGGTGAACCGGATCGTTCCCAGAATGGTGGAACGGGGGGATATGTTAAGCCATGAAGATGTGGTCGAGGTGCTGGCGATAGAACTCCTTGGTTTGATTGAAATGGATGAGCAGGTAGTCGTGTCCACCAATACTGGTGTTCCGCTGGTGCTCCAGAAGGAATCAAAGGCAGGGGACGCATTCCGGCGGATTGCACTGCGACTCAACGGGCAGCCGGACCTTCCTGTCGAAGTTCCTCAAACTCAAAAACGGTTCTGGAAAAAGATCAGCCATAAGCTTGGCTTTGGGAAATAA
- a CDS encoding radical SAM protein, which translates to MEGNQSRRSSSRKPPFITAVVANERGEIFDLQGYAAVGMDGPVQVPLTVEQTVNLPYGGEMMFLPDRYPVVYNMKARRIETLKENPFVPGEAVFPVAAFNSPGYVTAYVTAYQERDTAGYLPLFSYGAAGWYRGKFRSAVICVDREKRQDLRLMKREDVIRGVSQMRKIMPDNRLRRHLETCALEYGCPAGKNFFLKRYEAPLPTSQACNARCLGCISLQTSEISSCQRRISFTPSPEEIAEVALEHIRKVRHSVLSFGQGCEGDPLLAADVIEPAIRLIRSRTPEGTINMNTNASLPSVLKKLFGAGLDSMRVSLNSVRQDCYHAYFRPAGYHLRDVEISIDTALDAGKFVSVNYLNCPGFTDTPEELEAMLSFIRRHPIHMIQWRNLNFDPLRYISIMNKAGSHGIPVGMATVLQTIRSRFPHVMYGYFNPPKEKFHLAGWSEAIG; encoded by the coding sequence ATGGAAGGGAATCAATCCAGACGATCATCCAGCAGGAAGCCTCCGTTTATAACGGCGGTGGTGGCCAATGAGCGGGGAGAAATTTTCGATCTTCAGGGATATGCCGCCGTGGGTATGGACGGACCGGTTCAGGTTCCGCTGACGGTTGAGCAGACCGTGAATCTGCCCTATGGCGGGGAAATGATGTTTCTGCCGGATCGCTACCCGGTGGTCTACAACATGAAAGCCCGACGCATCGAGACATTGAAGGAAAATCCATTTGTTCCGGGCGAAGCGGTATTTCCTGTAGCCGCGTTTAATTCTCCCGGGTATGTGACCGCTTATGTGACCGCTTATCAGGAACGCGACACTGCCGGTTATCTGCCCCTGTTTTCCTATGGCGCGGCCGGCTGGTACCGGGGAAAATTCCGTTCTGCCGTGATCTGTGTGGACCGTGAAAAGCGTCAGGATTTACGATTGATGAAACGGGAAGATGTCATCCGGGGCGTCAGCCAGATGAGAAAGATAATGCCGGACAACCGGCTGCGACGGCATCTGGAGACCTGCGCGCTGGAGTATGGCTGTCCTGCGGGGAAAAATTTTTTTTTAAAACGCTATGAAGCCCCCCTGCCCACGTCTCAGGCCTGCAACGCCAGGTGCCTGGGCTGTATATCCCTGCAGACGAGTGAAATTTCCAGCTGTCAGCGCCGGATTTCCTTTACCCCTTCCCCGGAAGAGATCGCCGAAGTCGCGCTGGAGCATATCCGGAAGGTCAGGCACAGCGTGTTGAGTTTTGGTCAGGGATGTGAAGGCGATCCCCTGCTGGCGGCAGATGTCATCGAGCCGGCCATCCGCCTGATCCGCTCCCGGACACCAGAGGGCACCATTAACATGAATACCAACGCCAGCCTGCCGTCAGTTCTGAAAAAGCTGTTTGGTGCCGGCCTGGACAGCATGCGCGTCAGCCTCAACTCTGTCCGGCAGGACTGTTACCATGCGTATTTCAGACCCGCAGGGTATCATCTGCGGGATGTTGAAATCAGCATCGATACAGCCCTTGATGCCGGAAAGTTTGTTTCCGTCAATTACCTGAACTGCCCCGGGTTTACGGATACTCCCGAAGAACTGGAGGCAATGCTCAGCTTTATCCGCCGCCACCCCATTCACATGATCCAGTGGCGGAATCTTAATTTTGATCCGCTGAGATACATCAGCATCATGAACAAGGCCGGGTCCCACGGCATACCGGTGGGAATGGCCACGGTGCTGCAGACCATCCGAAGTCGGTTTCCGCATGTGATGTATGGCTACTTCAATCCTCCCAAGGAAAAATTTCATCTTGCAGGATGGTCTGAAGCGATCGGTTGA
- a CDS encoding molybdenum cofactor guanylyltransferase — MTYPCTGVILAGGLNSRFNGKNKAFIQIGGKKIIDRLYETFSDLFEHIIIVTNSPLQYLVWEADIVTDIFPCRSSLTGIHSGLFYTTTPYAFFTACDSPFLKKELVQAIMGHIEENIDIVVPQTSSGLEPLCAVYSRNCLKAAENQLIRKKFKISLFYDKVRVKQIPQQVLQKTDAQLISFFNINTPEQLKQILEM; from the coding sequence ATGACATACCCCTGTACCGGCGTGATATTGGCTGGCGGGCTGAATTCCCGTTTTAACGGAAAAAACAAGGCCTTCATTCAAATCGGCGGGAAAAAAATCATTGACCGGCTGTATGAAACTTTTTCCGATCTGTTTGAACACATCATCATCGTGACCAATTCCCCGCTTCAATACCTGGTTTGGGAGGCGGATATCGTAACGGATATTTTCCCCTGCCGAAGTTCGCTGACCGGAATTCATTCCGGCCTGTTTTATACCACCACACCGTATGCGTTTTTTACCGCCTGTGATTCCCCCTTTTTAAAAAAAGAACTGGTTCAAGCCATCATGGGCCATATCGAAGAAAACATCGACATTGTTGTGCCGCAAACATCATCTGGCCTGGAGCCCCTGTGCGCCGTTTATTCCAGAAACTGCCTGAAGGCAGCCGAAAACCAGCTGATCCGGAAAAAATTTAAAATATCTCTTTTTTATGACAAGGTCCGCGTCAAACAAATTCCACAACAGGTCCTCCAAAAAACGGATGCACAACTGATATCTTTTTTCAATATCAATACCCCGGAACAGCTGAAACAAATTCTGGAAATGTAA
- the minE gene encoding cell division topological specificity factor MinE: MLNGLLQKIFGKGGSKDVAKKRLQFALVYDKLEVTDDIMRELQREIVEVISRYFEIDKETIKLDIQRSDDLSALVVNTPIISAKHRQRSVS, from the coding sequence ATGTTAAACGGATTACTGCAAAAAATTTTTGGTAAAGGCGGGAGTAAGGATGTAGCGAAAAAGAGGCTGCAGTTTGCCCTGGTATATGACAAACTGGAAGTAACCGATGATATTATGAGAGAGCTGCAACGAGAGATTGTGGAGGTGATTTCACGCTATTTTGAAATCGATAAGGAGACCATAAAACTCGATATTCAGCGATCTGATGATTTGTCTGCGCTCGTGGTCAACACGCCGATCATTTCGGCCAAACACAGGCAGCGCTCGGTATCCTGA
- the moaC gene encoding cyclic pyranopterin monophosphate synthase MoaC, protein MTEFTHLDSKGHVRMVDVTDKQPTVRTAVARGRVSMTQQTFELIQTQSVKKGNVLETARIAGIMAAKKTSELIPMCHPLNVTHVGVEFIPDMNSNSIVINATARMSGPTGVEMEALTAVSIAALTIYDMCKSYDKSMVISGICLLEKTGGKSGHFIRKHPPELVD, encoded by the coding sequence ATGACAGAATTTACACACCTCGACAGCAAAGGTCATGTCAGGATGGTGGATGTTACGGACAAGCAGCCGACCGTGCGAACGGCCGTTGCCCGGGGGCGGGTGTCTATGACGCAGCAAACCTTTGAATTGATTCAAACGCAATCCGTCAAAAAAGGCAATGTGCTGGAAACCGCCCGAATCGCGGGCATCATGGCCGCCAAAAAAACCTCGGAACTCATCCCCATGTGCCACCCCCTGAATGTAACCCACGTGGGAGTGGAATTTATCCCGGACATGAATTCCAACTCCATTGTCATCAACGCCACGGCCCGCATGTCCGGTCCGACCGGGGTTGAAATGGAAGCGTTGACGGCTGTATCCATAGCAGCGTTGACCATCTACGACATGTGCAAATCCTACGACAAGTCCATGGTCATCTCAGGCATCTGCCTGCTGGAAAAAACCGGCGGGAAAAGTGGCCACTTTATCCGGAAACATCCGCCGGAGCTGGTCGATTGA
- the prmA gene encoding 50S ribosomal protein L11 methyltransferase, with translation MKWIEAQVIFDSGDKQLAVDLISEAFYNLGVKGVVVADPELEPEEGWADQIETRAEKDSVTGYFPDSDASCDKCRRLEQALRQLEADQDLCCRIEYRKIEEEDWANSWKEYFRPEKVGERIVVKPTWREYFPREEEIVIEIDPGMAFGTGTHPTTSLCVQMLETYVTPDVSFLDIGTGSGILMVAAAKLGAEKVHGVDMDEVAVQVARKNLELNQIRPDQFTVAHGDLVTGVEETFDIAAANILSHVIITLLDSVAMVLNPGGLLICSGIIEEHRDSVLLKMMSCGFEILDVRSKDSWVAICARYPTAPAI, from the coding sequence ATGAAATGGATTGAAGCACAGGTTATATTTGATTCCGGCGATAAACAACTGGCCGTGGATCTGATCTCAGAGGCATTTTACAACCTTGGCGTGAAGGGGGTGGTCGTGGCCGATCCTGAACTGGAACCGGAAGAGGGGTGGGCGGACCAGATCGAGACCAGGGCCGAAAAGGATTCAGTCACCGGATATTTTCCGGATTCCGACGCATCTTGTGACAAGTGCCGGCGCCTCGAACAGGCGCTCAGGCAGCTTGAAGCGGATCAGGACCTTTGCTGCCGCATCGAATACCGGAAAATCGAGGAAGAGGATTGGGCCAATTCCTGGAAAGAATATTTCCGGCCGGAGAAGGTGGGCGAGCGGATCGTTGTCAAGCCGACCTGGCGGGAGTACTTTCCCCGTGAGGAGGAGATTGTCATTGAAATTGATCCCGGAATGGCCTTTGGCACCGGAACGCATCCGACCACGTCGCTGTGCGTTCAGATGCTGGAAACCTATGTCACTCCCGATGTCTCTTTTCTGGATATCGGTACCGGTTCGGGGATATTGATGGTTGCCGCCGCAAAACTCGGGGCCGAAAAAGTCCACGGTGTCGATATGGACGAGGTGGCCGTTCAGGTGGCCCGGAAGAATCTGGAACTGAACCAGATCCGGCCGGATCAATTCACGGTGGCCCATGGGGATCTGGTGACCGGGGTCGAAGAAACATTTGATATCGCGGCAGCCAATATTCTGTCCCATGTGATCATCACGCTCCTGGACAGTGTCGCAATGGTCCTCAATCCCGGCGGCCTGCTGATATGCTCCGGTATTATCGAGGAACACAGGGACAGCGTGCTGCTCAAAATGATGTCCTGCGGCTTTGAGATTCTGGATGTCCGGTCAAAGGACAGCTGGGTGGCCATTTGCGCCCGATATCCAACAGCGCCGGCGATATAA
- a CDS encoding molybdenum cofactor biosynthesis protein MoaE, protein MNELIQSIKQHPDFDRVGMILCHNGVVRATSREGRKVTGLKLTVDHEKLRQVIEKHKKRPGILDIRIQIVENKRLAVGDDVMFLVVAGDIRDNVVPALHDTLNEIKTTVTRKEQFFAD, encoded by the coding sequence ATGAACGAACTGATTCAAAGCATTAAACAACATCCTGATTTTGACAGGGTAGGCATGATCCTGTGCCATAACGGCGTTGTACGGGCCACCTCCCGGGAAGGAAGAAAAGTAACCGGCCTGAAACTGACGGTAGATCACGAAAAGCTCCGGCAGGTGATCGAAAAGCATAAAAAAAGGCCCGGCATTCTTGACATCCGGATACAAATCGTTGAAAATAAACGGCTGGCGGTTGGAGATGATGTGATGTTTCTGGTGGTTGCCGGAGATATCCGGGACAATGTCGTTCCGGCCCTTCATGACACCCTCAATGAGATTAAAACAACCGTCACCCGAAAAGAACAGTTTTTTGCAGACTAA
- a CDS encoding septum site-determining protein MinC: MNQNEMSKPIQNMPPVRLKGVGDSLWVTVDTAQPEEVLKEHLIKLFERMKHLVVNARVVIDTGKENGSEPLIEHLGAFLKQTFDVGLVSGPPIKRSLAQEQVRRQDMGHSWQYHRSDVLMLAGRVRSGQKVRARKHLLIMGDVNPGAEIVAPGDILVMGSLCGSAIAGQPENEEAIIVALDFRPTQIQIGGFVAAGLPASSEGAAEFAHVEDGLIVVEDYLKAKPFKDLPWPQVR; the protein is encoded by the coding sequence GTGAATCAAAATGAAATGAGCAAACCGATTCAGAATATGCCACCGGTTCGATTGAAAGGGGTGGGAGACAGCCTCTGGGTGACGGTGGATACGGCCCAGCCGGAAGAAGTATTAAAAGAGCATCTGATAAAACTGTTTGAGCGGATGAAACACCTGGTCGTCAATGCCCGCGTTGTTATTGATACCGGAAAAGAAAACGGTTCCGAACCGCTGATCGAACATCTGGGAGCGTTTTTAAAGCAGACCTTCGATGTCGGACTGGTTTCGGGTCCCCCCATAAAACGGTCGTTGGCGCAGGAACAGGTTCGAAGACAGGACATGGGCCATTCATGGCAGTATCATCGAAGCGATGTGTTGATGCTGGCCGGCCGGGTTCGATCCGGACAGAAGGTAAGGGCAAGAAAACACCTTCTGATCATGGGAGATGTCAATCCGGGCGCTGAAATTGTGGCTCCCGGAGATATTCTGGTGATGGGCAGTCTTTGCGGGTCCGCGATTGCCGGTCAGCCGGAAAATGAAGAGGCCATTATCGTGGCGCTGGATTTCAGACCGACCCAGATCCAGATCGGCGGATTTGTGGCAGCCGGTCTTCCCGCTTCATCGGAAGGGGCTGCAGAGTTTGCTCATGTGGAAGACGGATTGATCGTTGTGGAAGACTACTTGAAAGCCAAGCCGTTTAAAGACCTGCCATGGCCGCAGGTCAGATGA
- a CDS encoding molybdenum cofactor biosynthesis protein MoaB, giving the protein MSTQEHKKKAPEKVRVAVVTVSTTRTLAEDKSGQWISRTAEKEGHEVVFHQVIPDDAAVIEATVKEVIQSLRPAAVLLTGGTGITPKDVTIEAVRPLFEKELTAFGALFAQLSYEEIDSAALMSRATAGVIDATAVFCMPGSINACKLACKSLIFPELGHLEKHMKEV; this is encoded by the coding sequence ATGAGTACGCAAGAGCATAAAAAAAAGGCTCCGGAAAAGGTGAGGGTCGCTGTTGTAACAGTATCGACCACCCGGACGCTCGCGGAGGATAAAAGCGGCCAATGGATCAGCCGGACAGCGGAAAAAGAAGGGCATGAGGTGGTGTTTCATCAGGTGATTCCGGACGATGCCGCCGTGATTGAGGCTACCGTAAAGGAAGTGATCCAAAGCCTGCGCCCGGCTGCGGTTCTGCTGACCGGAGGAACGGGAATCACCCCGAAGGATGTGACGATCGAGGCCGTCCGTCCTTTGTTTGAAAAAGAACTTACCGCGTTCGGCGCCCTGTTTGCCCAGCTCAGTTACGAAGAGATCGATTCGGCCGCCCTTATGTCCCGGGCAACGGCCGGGGTGATCGATGCCACGGCTGTTTTCTGCATGCCCGGCAGTATCAATGCCTGTAAACTGGCCTGCAAATCGCTGATTTTTCCCGAGCTCGGGCATTTGGAAAAACATATGAAAGAGGTTTGA